A portion of the Phoenix dactylifera cultivar Barhee BC4 unplaced genomic scaffold, palm_55x_up_171113_PBpolish2nd_filt_p 000450F, whole genome shotgun sequence genome contains these proteins:
- the LOC103698226 gene encoding zinc finger CCCH domain-containing protein 24-like has protein sequence MCGGPERIKAFSEETRSSSLARSMSHLTVVTDDCFSSLLELAANNDADGFRRSLDRDPSAVDEVGMWYGRKKGSNQMVLERRTPLMVAATYGSLDVLRLILSLSVVDVNRGCGRGPDSTTALHCAASGGSANAVDAVKILLAAGADPNAVDANGHRPADVIVVPPKLRAVKIALEEVLGGSSGVSGGEQLRLQHVLHVTTTTAAAASSSNSNSPPLSSSPDEDGSPSSDSTSSPMNAKFADLPPSAISEKKEYPVDPSLPDIKNSVYATDEFRMYSFKVRPCSRAYSHDWTECPFVHPGENARRRDPRKYHYSCVPCPDFRKGTCRRGDMCEYAHGVFECWLHPAQYRTRLCKDGTSCSRRVCFFAHTNEELRPLYMSTGSAVPSPWSSASAAMEMAAAMGLMPGSPSSVSVMSPFTPPISPSANSMAHSSLAWPQPNVPTLHLPGSNLHSSRLRSSLSARDMPMDDLSMMPDFDAQQVLNDLCYSRLGSAAANHSARSKTLTPSNLDELFSAEISSPRYNSDQGSIFLPSHRTAILNQFQQQQQSLLSPISTNVFSPKAVDHQQLPGQSSLLQASLGISSPGRMSPRAIEPLSPMSSRLAAFAQREKQQQTLRSLSSRDLGSGSSPIAGSPVNSSWSKWASPSGTLDWGVNGEELGRLRRSSSFELRSGGEEPDLSWVHSLVKESPPEKLVTAAATSVGPPVSLPAGGGGGAGGAGEASNANAQIDGHDQAAVLSAWLEQMQLDQMVA, from the coding sequence ATGTGCGGTGGTCCGGAGCGCATAAAGGCCTTCTCGGAAGAAACCCGAAGCTCCTCCCTCGCCAGATCGATGAGCCACCTCACCGTCGTCACCGACGACTGCTTCTCCAGTCTTCTCGAGCTCGCCGCGAACAACGACGCTGACGGCTTCCGCCGGTCCCTTGACCGGGACCCGTCTGCGGTCGACGAAGTCGGCATGTGGTATGGCCGCAAGAAGGGCTCCAACCAGATGGTTCTCGAGCGGCGAACTCCCCTGATGGTCGCCGCCACCTACGGCAGCCTCGATGTTCTCCGCCTCATACTTTCTCTTTCCGTCGTCGACGTCAACCGGGGCTGCGGCCGCGGCCCCGACAGCACCACTGCCCTCCACTGCGCCGCTTCCGGTGGCTCGGCGAACGCTGTCGATGCTGTTAAGATTCTACTTGCTGCCGGTGCTGATCCTAATGCTGTCGATGCCAATGGCCACCGGCCGGCGGACGTGATCGTCGTGCCGCCCAAGTTGCGTGCTGTCAAAATTGCTCTTGAAGAGGTACTTGGGGGTTCTAGCGGTGTTTCGGGTGGTGAGCAGCTGCGGCTGCAACATGTTCTTCACGTGACTACGACGACTGCGGCGGCAGCGAGCTCGTCAAACTCGAACTCTCCACCCCTGTCGTCATCCCCTGATGAGGATGGATCCCCATCATCCGACTCCACCTCCTCCCCGATGAATGCTAAGTTTGCCGATCTGCCCCCATCTGCCATCTCCGAGAAGAAAGAGTATCCTGTCGATCCGTCTCTGCCGGATATCAAGAATAGCGTCTACGCCACTGATGAGTTCCGAATGTATTCTTTCAAAGTCCGGCCTTGCTCGCGGGCCTACTCTCATGACTGGACTGAGTGCCCGTTCGTCCACCCGGGTGAGAACGCCCGGCGGCGCGACCCAAGGAAGTATCACTACAGCTGCGTCCCCTGCCCTGACTTCCGGAAGGGCACTTGCCGGCGGGGGGACATGTGCGAGTACGCGCATGGGGTGTTTGAGTGCTGGCTTCACCCGGCGCAGTACCGAACACGTCTCTGCAAGGATGGGACCAGCTGCTCTCGCCGGGTCTGCTTCTTTGCTCACACCAATGAGGAGCTCCGCCCGCTGTATATGTCGACTGGCTCGGCTGTGCCGTCGCCCTGGTCCTCTGCTTCTGCTGCAATGGAGATGGCGGCAGCCATGGGTCTGATGCCTGGGTCTCCGTCGTCGGTTTCGGTGATGTCACCCTTCACACCACCCATCTCGCCCTCAGCCAACAGCATGGCCCACTCCTCTCTGGCCTGGCCGCAGCCCAATGTGCCGACCTTGCACCTTCCTGGAAGCAATCTCCATTCTAGTAGGCTGCGCTCATCTCTGAGTGCAAGGGACATGCCGATGGATGACTTGTCGATGATGCCAGATTTTGATGCCCAGCAAGTGCTTAATGATCTGTGCTACTCTCGTCTTGGCTCTGCAGCTGCGAATCACTCGGCCCGATCAAAGACCCTGACCCCGTCGAACCTTGATGAACTTTTCTCTGCTGAGATCTCCTCTCCAAGGTACAATTCTGATCAGGGGTCTATCTTCTTGCCATCACACAGAACTGCTATCCTCAACCAgttccagcagcagcagcagagctTGCTCTCACCGATCAGTACCAACGTGTTCTCGCCAAAAGCTGTGGACCACCAGCAGCTGCCTGGGCAGTCCTCTCTCTTGCAGGCCTCGCTTGGGATCTCTTCTCCTGGCCGGATGTCTCCCCGTGCCATCGAACCACTCTCCCCAATGAGCTCCCGGTTGGCTGCATTTGCCCAGCGGGAGAAGCAGCAGCAGACACTGCGGAGCCTTAGCTCTCGTGATCTTGGTTCTGGCTCATCGCCAATTGCAGGCTCCCCTGTGAACTCATCATGGTCCAAGTGGGCATCGCCCTCTGGAACGTTGGACTGGGGTGTGAATGGTGAGGAGCTGGGTCGGCTCAGGCGTTCCTCATCTTTTGAGCTGCGGTCTGGTGGCGAGGAGCCGGACCTGTCCTGGGTCCATTCATTGGTCAAGGAATCTCCACCTGAAAAATTAGTTACAGCGGCGGCAACTTCTGTTGGACCACCGGTATCACTTCCTGCTGGTGGAGGTGGTGGTGCTGGTGGTGCTGGTGAGGCTTCGAATGCTAATGCTCAGATTGATGGGCATGATCAAGCTGCGGTCCTGAGCGCATGGCTTGAACAGATGCAGCTGGATCAGATGGTAGCTTAG